A DNA window from Haladaptatus cibarius D43 contains the following coding sequences:
- a CDS encoding DJ-1/PfpI family protein, whose translation MHIAFVAYDGMTALDFVGIYDPLTRLDTMGFRDDVSWEVCARTERVTANAGLKIVPDVVDEPLSGYDMLVVPGGFVARELAEDDEFTSWLATADAEWITSVCTGSLLLGAAGLLDGKQATTHPDAYERLADFCEVVEERIVVDGTVATAGGVSSGIDLGLWLCAELEDEETRDAITVQMDYPYSH comes from the coding sequence ATGCACATCGCGTTCGTTGCGTATGACGGCATGACCGCGCTGGATTTCGTCGGCATCTACGACCCGCTGACCAGACTCGATACGATGGGCTTCCGCGACGACGTTTCGTGGGAGGTCTGCGCCCGAACCGAACGCGTTACCGCGAACGCGGGATTAAAAATCGTTCCCGACGTGGTGGACGAACCGCTTTCTGGCTACGACATGCTGGTCGTTCCGGGCGGATTCGTCGCCCGTGAACTCGCTGAGGACGACGAGTTCACTTCGTGGCTGGCGACTGCGGATGCGGAGTGGATTACCTCGGTCTGTACCGGGTCGCTTCTACTCGGCGCGGCGGGATTGCTGGATGGCAAACAGGCCACCACGCACCCCGACGCCTACGAGCGATTGGCGGATTTTTGCGAAGTTGTCGAAGAGCGAATCGTCGTGGATGGAACGGTGGCGACGGCGGGCGGCGTCAGTTCAGGCATCGACCTCGGCCTGTGGCTCTGCGCCGAACTGGAAGACGAGGAAACCCGCGACGCTATCACAGTTCAGATGGACTATCCGTATTCGCATTGA
- a CDS encoding M20 family metallo-hydrolase, protein MKIDGDRLRKDIEANAEFGTLDVEGHGRTVLTGTEANRKAREYFVERLEDVGLDVRVDSVGNIAGRWTPESADPESKPVAAGSHLDSVPEGGIFDGPLGVYAALEAVRAMQDAGVEPSRPIEVVSFTEEEGQRFSDGLLGSSVAVGERSVEEALELRDGRTTLADALDTMGFDGDGKIDASEWDSWLELHVEQSRRLERADCPVGVVTTITGITHCAVEVLGEANHAGATPMPERTDALVAASEFVQDVEDGANEVGETTVGTVGKLDVRPNATNVVPGAVEMGVDIRDVSYDAMNELVSLARDSLSRLESERGVETSFSREFDLEPIEMSARCRRALHDAGDEANIELLDMHSGAAHDTMHVADVTDAAMLFARSRDGISHNPAEWTEWGDCAAATRVLAGALASLAR, encoded by the coding sequence ATGAAAATCGACGGCGACCGACTACGGAAGGACATCGAAGCGAACGCCGAGTTCGGCACGCTCGACGTGGAAGGCCACGGACGAACCGTTCTTACCGGAACCGAAGCGAATCGAAAGGCGCGCGAATATTTCGTGGAACGACTGGAAGATGTCGGGCTCGACGTTCGCGTGGATTCGGTCGGCAACATCGCGGGGCGCTGGACGCCCGAGAGCGCAGACCCGGAATCGAAACCAGTCGCGGCCGGGAGCCACCTCGATTCGGTTCCGGAGGGTGGAATCTTCGACGGGCCGCTCGGCGTCTACGCCGCACTTGAGGCGGTTCGGGCGATGCAGGACGCTGGTGTCGAACCGAGTCGTCCGATAGAAGTCGTCTCGTTCACGGAGGAGGAAGGCCAGCGGTTCTCCGACGGACTTCTCGGGTCGTCCGTCGCGGTCGGAGAGCGGTCGGTGGAGGAGGCACTCGAACTGCGAGACGGGCGAACAACGCTTGCGGACGCACTCGACACGATGGGTTTCGACGGCGACGGAAAAATCGACGCGAGCGAATGGGATTCGTGGCTCGAACTCCACGTCGAACAGAGCAGGAGACTCGAACGCGCTGACTGCCCGGTCGGCGTCGTGACGACGATTACGGGAATCACGCACTGTGCCGTGGAAGTGCTGGGTGAAGCGAACCACGCTGGAGCGACCCCGATGCCGGAACGAACGGACGCACTGGTCGCCGCGAGCGAATTTGTGCAGGATGTCGAGGATGGAGCGAACGAAGTCGGCGAAACCACGGTCGGCACCGTTGGCAAACTCGACGTTCGTCCCAACGCGACGAACGTCGTTCCGGGCGCGGTCGAGATGGGCGTCGATATTCGAGACGTGAGTTATGACGCGATGAACGAACTCGTCTCGCTGGCGCGAGACTCGCTTTCCCGCCTCGAATCGGAGCGCGGCGTAGAAACGAGCTTTTCCCGCGAGTTCGACCTCGAACCGATCGAAATGAGCGCCCGCTGTCGGCGAGCGCTCCACGACGCCGGAGACGAGGCGAATATCGAACTCCTCGATATGCACTCCGGAGCGGCCCACGACACGATGCACGTCGCGGACGTGACCGACGCAGCGATGCTGTTCGCGCGGTCGCGGGACGGTATTTCACACAATCCGGCAGAATGGACGGAGTGGGGAGATTGTGCCGCCGCGACGCGAGTACTCGCTGGCGCACTCGCGTCGTTGGCGCGGTGA
- the hemG gene encoding menaquinone-dependent protoporphyrinogen IX dehydrogenase, whose translation MARVLVLYGSTEGQTATIAERIAEVLVSAGHDSTLLHGNRVPDRFRLSEYDAAIVGASIHRGKHQRYITEFVREHADELNRLPSAFFSVSLTAAEDTDEARATAENLVTKFLADTGWNPDRTAVVAGALKYSRYGLLTRLLMKYVATKAGGGTDTSCDYEYTDWDEVEVFATSFARSLSTRDDG comes from the coding sequence ATGGCGCGTGTGCTCGTCCTCTACGGTTCAACGGAGGGACAGACCGCGACAATCGCGGAGCGAATCGCCGAGGTGCTGGTCTCCGCGGGTCACGATTCGACGCTACTTCACGGTAATCGCGTTCCCGACAGATTTCGTCTTTCGGAGTACGACGCCGCCATCGTTGGCGCGTCGATTCATAGAGGAAAACATCAGAGATATATTACTGAATTCGTTCGAGAGCACGCAGATGAGTTGAACCGGTTGCCGTCGGCGTTCTTCTCGGTGAGTCTGACCGCCGCAGAAGATACCGACGAAGCACGGGCGACAGCCGAGAACTTAGTTACGAAGTTCCTCGCTGACACGGGATGGAACCCTGACCGAACGGCGGTCGTTGCCGGTGCGCTGAAATACAGCCGATACGGCCTGCTCACGCGACTGCTGATGAAGTACGTCGCAACGAAGGCGGGTGGCGGAACCGACACCTCGTGCGATTACGAGTACACCGATTGGGATGAGGTTGAGGTATTTGCGACCTCGTTCGCTCGCTCTCTCTCGACTCGTGATGACGGGTGA
- a CDS encoding twin-arginine translocation signal domain-containing protein, translating to MAESEKIDTDDSGEDAGGVFANESRRTFMKKGALATGALALGLGSAGTAVAQDTDSVLVYTYAYHPNVPFRVTNALEQSTTVRLLERPGGGDVDEISQPDDYSGWVIRYDLGGRNGAITTIMFSRDASFSQGDRRRFSGDATVFSSQLNLLSTTVRNPE from the coding sequence ATGGCAGAGAGTGAAAAAATAGACACAGACGACTCGGGAGAGGACGCTGGGGGCGTCTTTGCAAACGAGTCACGCCGAACGTTCATGAAAAAGGGCGCGCTTGCGACGGGTGCGCTCGCACTCGGTCTGGGCAGTGCTGGGACTGCTGTCGCGCAGGATACCGATAGCGTTCTCGTGTACACGTATGCCTACCACCCGAACGTGCCGTTCCGCGTCACGAATGCGCTCGAACAGTCAACCACGGTGCGACTGCTTGAGCGTCCCGGTGGGGGCGATGTGGACGAAATCAGCCAACCGGACGACTACAGCGGATGGGTCATTCGCTACGACCTCGGTGGCCGGAATGGCGCAATCACGACGATAATGTTCTCGCGCGACGCGAGCTTCAGTCAGGGTGACCGACGGCGGTTCTCCGGGGATGCAACCGTGTTCAGTAGCCAACTCAACCTGCTGAGCACCACGGTTCGGAACCCAGAGTAA
- a CDS encoding ABC transporter ATP-binding protein, whose translation MAASHSVTESDEGPRDAVTLTDVRKTYHLGEPVHALDGVTLSIPRGSYTAVMGPSGSGKSTLLNLIGCLDTPTEGTVHVNERKVTGLSDSERTDVRGEEIGFVFQTFNLMPRLTARENIALPLIFRGVSRSERTERADDLLYKVGLRGRGDHRPNELSGGQRQRVAIARALANDPAILLADEPTGNLDSETGQQIMGLFEELNDDGHTVLMVTHERDIAEHAERIVHILDGTVERVEEIEAPRRVEEAR comes from the coding sequence ATGGCCGCCAGCCACTCGGTGACGGAGTCCGACGAGGGGCCGAGGGACGCCGTGACACTGACCGACGTTCGAAAGACGTACCATCTCGGAGAACCGGTACATGCGCTGGATGGCGTGACACTGTCGATTCCGCGAGGGTCGTACACCGCAGTCATGGGGCCGAGTGGGTCGGGAAAAAGCACCCTGCTCAATCTCATCGGCTGTCTCGACACGCCCACCGAGGGGACTGTCCACGTCAACGAGCGGAAGGTGACGGGACTCTCCGACAGCGAACGAACCGACGTTCGTGGCGAGGAAATCGGATTCGTCTTTCAGACGTTCAATCTCATGCCGCGCCTGACCGCCCGGGAGAACATCGCACTCCCGCTCATTTTTCGGGGTGTTTCGCGCTCCGAGCGAACGGAACGGGCGGACGACCTCCTTTATAAAGTGGGACTTCGAGGCCGGGGCGACCATCGCCCCAACGAACTGTCGGGTGGCCAGCGCCAGCGCGTCGCAATCGCGCGCGCGTTGGCGAACGACCCTGCCATCCTTCTGGCGGACGAACCCACTGGCAACCTCGACAGCGAAACGGGCCAACAGATTATGGGTCTGTTCGAGGAACTCAACGACGACGGCCACACCGTGCTGATGGTGACCCACGAGCGCGACATCGCGGAACACGCCGAGCGAATCGTGCATATTTTGGATGGCACCGTCGAGCGCGTGGAGGAAATCGAGGCTCCGCGGCGGGTCGAAGAGGCACGATGA
- a CDS encoding DUF302 domain-containing protein: MTYYDKQHVSGEFEAVVEETTNALNDEGFGILSDIDVSDAFAKKLDIQEYPEYRILGACNPPLAKEGLDAETDLGVLLPCNVVVYETDDGVVVSMVDPETMLSVVDNPELDDIAEDVRARFDRVLDTLSAN, from the coding sequence ATGACCTACTACGACAAGCAGCACGTCAGTGGCGAGTTCGAAGCAGTCGTCGAAGAAACCACGAACGCCCTCAACGACGAGGGGTTCGGCATCCTGAGCGACATCGACGTGAGCGACGCGTTTGCGAAAAAACTCGACATCCAAGAGTATCCCGAATACCGGATTCTCGGCGCGTGTAACCCGCCGCTGGCAAAGGAAGGATTGGATGCCGAAACCGACCTCGGCGTGCTCCTGCCCTGCAACGTCGTGGTGTACGAAACCGACGACGGCGTCGTCGTCAGCATGGTTGACCCGGAAACGATGCTCTCAGTTGTGGACAATCCCGAGTTGGACGACATCGCAGAGGACGTTCGGGCGCGTTTCGACCGCGTTCTGGATACGCTTTCTGCGAACTAG
- a CDS encoding sulfatase-like hydrolase/transferase yields MSANDTPVTVLFTVDSLRADAFTSDSVVAALGERGTVFENAFAHGNWTPFSFPSILGAKQVFTDSRGIGVADAPTLAETLSEAGISTAGFNGANGFLTEHWGYDRGFDEFETFTSGTGDSLYSKYLTAHPTVQAWLQVISSPVRRLLGQKGGAKNVSRMLDVERSAIDFVERAEPPFFLWVHYMDVHTPYVPAPKFVRDETGANVGSLKMLRAHLRAGLGREVGDDTLSDLKSLYRATVRQVDESVGRVLSALDRRGFRDDACVVLAGDHGEEFMEHGHLAHYPKLYEELTHVPLLVRQADDKKESVDTKSVEKAVGLASIPATICDAMGVEHDFSAPSLLDTAVESETDSEIGLDAPSATTPVTSVAVRGEHVTRQPIPRHLDDGELLVSARTADWSYIYHTESENRELYDRRGDPTEQDNLWGEYEGSELASRLHDAVEMRIERIETDGDNESGDVPSEVTNQLKALGYQ; encoded by the coding sequence ATGAGCGCAAATGACACCCCCGTTACCGTGCTGTTCACCGTCGATTCGCTCCGAGCGGACGCTTTCACGTCCGACAGCGTCGTCGCCGCCCTCGGTGAACGTGGAACCGTCTTCGAAAACGCATTCGCGCACGGGAACTGGACGCCGTTCTCGTTCCCGTCGATTCTCGGCGCAAAACAGGTGTTCACCGATTCGCGGGGCATCGGCGTCGCCGATGCCCCGACGCTGGCCGAAACCCTCTCCGAAGCGGGAATTTCGACCGCGGGATTCAACGGCGCGAACGGATTTTTAACCGAACACTGGGGCTACGACCGTGGATTCGACGAGTTCGAGACGTTCACCTCCGGGACGGGCGACAGTCTCTACAGCAAATATCTCACGGCCCATCCGACCGTGCAGGCGTGGCTTCAAGTCATTTCGTCGCCGGTTCGGCGACTGCTCGGACAGAAAGGCGGCGCGAAAAACGTATCACGAATGCTCGACGTAGAACGCAGCGCTATCGACTTCGTGGAGCGGGCGGAACCGCCGTTTTTCCTCTGGGTTCACTACATGGACGTTCATACGCCCTACGTTCCCGCGCCGAAGTTCGTCCGCGACGAAACCGGCGCGAACGTCGGGTCGCTGAAGATGCTTCGCGCCCACCTCCGGGCCGGATTGGGGCGCGAAGTTGGTGACGACACGCTTTCCGACCTCAAATCGCTGTACCGGGCTACGGTTCGGCAGGTGGACGAAAGTGTCGGTCGAGTGCTGTCGGCACTCGACCGACGCGGCTTTCGTGACGACGCCTGCGTCGTTCTCGCGGGCGACCACGGCGAGGAGTTCATGGAACACGGCCATCTGGCGCATTATCCGAAACTGTACGAGGAACTGACCCACGTCCCGCTCCTTGTCCGGCAGGCGGACGACAAAAAAGAGAGCGTAGACACGAAATCGGTAGAGAAGGCGGTCGGTTTGGCGTCGATTCCGGCGACCATCTGTGACGCGATGGGCGTCGAACACGACTTTTCGGCCCCGAGTTTGCTGGACACCGCTGTCGAATCCGAAACTGATTCCGAAATCGGCCTCGATGCTCCATCTGCTACGACGCCGGTCACCTCAGTCGCTGTTCGCGGCGAACACGTTACTCGGCAACCGATTCCGCGCCATCTGGACGACGGCGAACTTCTCGTGAGCGCCCGAACCGCTGATTGGTCGTACATCTATCACACAGAATCCGAGAATCGGGAACTGTACGATAGACGCGGCGACCCAACTGAACAGGACAATCTGTGGGGCGAGTACGAGGGTTCCGAACTCGCAAGCCGCCTTCACGACGCGGTCGAGATGCGAATCGAGCGAATCGAAACCGACGGGGACAACGAATCGGGCGACGTTCCATCCGAGGTAACGAACCAGTTGAAGGCGCTCGGCTATCAGTGA
- a CDS encoding tryptophanase, translated as MRAYRAKVVEPIHLPERDEREANLESAGYNVFNLDAEDVFIDLLTDSGTGTMSDEQWAAMMRGDEAYAGSDSFKRLQESVNDVMGFEKIVPAHQGRGAENVLYGVLISEGDYVPNNTHFDTTRAHIVNNGGKPVDCPIDVDAEDEDSFKGNLDPDKVRELADEVGAENIPALVVTVTNNSMAGQPVSVENIREARDVADEIDATFVIDACRFAENAYFVQQREDEFSNASVADIAREELSSADAIVMSGKKDALSNIGGFVGVRDESLFEATKQRGILYEGFTTYGGLAGRDLEAMAVGLREAVTESYIESRVEQVAELGELLQEAGVPIFAPTGGHAVYVDAEKFLPEIPREEFPGQVLTCELYREGGVRGVELGEFAFPGEDRPQLVRLCLPRRSYFRDHLVHIAESFEKVAERRDELSGLEVVAEPEMAELRHFSAELEPVE; from the coding sequence ATGCGAGCCTACCGGGCGAAAGTCGTCGAACCGATTCACCTCCCCGAGCGAGACGAACGTGAAGCCAACCTCGAATCCGCGGGCTACAACGTGTTCAACCTCGACGCGGAGGACGTTTTCATCGACCTGCTGACCGACAGCGGAACCGGAACCATGAGCGACGAACAGTGGGCCGCGATGATGCGCGGTGACGAGGCATATGCAGGTAGTGACAGTTTCAAACGGCTTCAGGAGAGCGTGAACGACGTGATGGGCTTCGAGAAAATCGTCCCGGCCCACCAAGGCAGAGGTGCCGAAAACGTCCTCTACGGCGTGCTCATCTCGGAGGGCGACTACGTCCCGAACAACACGCACTTCGACACGACGCGGGCACACATCGTGAACAACGGCGGGAAGCCCGTCGATTGCCCGATAGACGTCGATGCCGAGGACGAAGATTCGTTCAAAGGAAATCTCGACCCCGACAAAGTCCGCGAACTGGCTGACGAGGTGGGTGCCGAAAACATCCCCGCGCTCGTCGTCACCGTCACGAATAATTCGATGGCGGGCCAACCCGTGAGCGTCGAGAATATCCGCGAAGCGCGCGACGTGGCGGACGAAATCGACGCAACCTTCGTCATCGACGCCTGCCGATTCGCGGAAAACGCGTACTTCGTCCAACAGCGCGAGGACGAATTTTCGAACGCCAGTGTCGCGGACATCGCTCGCGAGGAACTCTCCTCCGCCGACGCAATTGTCATGAGCGGGAAGAAGGACGCACTGTCGAATATCGGCGGATTCGTCGGCGTGCGCGACGAATCCTTGTTCGAAGCCACGAAACAGCGCGGCATTCTCTACGAAGGATTCACGACCTACGGCGGACTCGCGGGGCGCGACTTGGAAGCGATGGCGGTTGGCCTCCGAGAAGCAGTCACCGAGAGCTACATCGAATCTCGCGTCGAACAGGTCGCGGAACTCGGCGAACTGCTTCAGGAAGCAGGCGTTCCGATTTTCGCCCCGACGGGAGGCCACGCGGTGTACGTGGACGCCGAGAAGTTCCTGCCCGAAATCCCGCGCGAGGAGTTCCCGGGACAGGTTTTGACCTGCGAACTCTACCGCGAAGGCGGCGTTCGCGGCGTCGAACTCGGCGAATTTGCGTTCCCGGGCGAAGATCGTCCGCAACTCGTTCGACTGTGTCTCCCCCGCCGGTCGTACTTCCGCGACCATCTCGTGCACATCGCGGAGTCGTTCGAGAAAGTCGCCGAGCGACGCGACGAACTCTCGGGGTTGGAAGTCGTCGCGGAACCCGAGATGGCGGAACTGCGTCACTTCAGCGCGGAACTCGAACCCGTGGAATAA
- a CDS encoding DUF502 domain-containing protein: protein MDDSESLSPLGMLREAALTGVTVVVPLLITVYVLVVLLDFVAKVLRPLLKFVSIDSIYVLGGVTMATVSALILVIGFMAHSPMGERAIDNFDQAISQVPGFGTIYRSFRRMGDAMVESDADHFRDVKLLEFPTDGTYTFAFVTADTPDGIESALGEGPMTTVFLPMAPNPVMGGFVVNVPEDDLVDVDLSLEEAFRGIVTSGVGLDEMNASTNGLTEEELRQLTGYDAVKRKS from the coding sequence ATGGACGACTCCGAGAGTCTCTCTCCACTCGGCATGCTTCGGGAGGCGGCGCTGACTGGTGTCACCGTCGTCGTCCCACTGCTCATTACGGTGTACGTGCTCGTCGTGTTGCTCGATTTCGTGGCCAAAGTGTTGCGCCCGCTCCTCAAATTCGTCTCTATCGACTCGATATACGTCTTGGGCGGCGTCACCATGGCGACGGTTTCCGCGCTGATTCTCGTCATCGGATTCATGGCTCACTCGCCGATGGGTGAGCGAGCAATCGACAACTTCGACCAAGCTATCAGCCAAGTTCCCGGATTCGGCACGATTTACCGCAGCTTTCGGCGGATGGGCGACGCCATGGTCGAGAGCGACGCCGACCATTTCCGCGACGTGAAACTGCTCGAATTTCCGACCGACGGCACCTACACCTTCGCGTTCGTGACTGCGGACACGCCGGACGGCATCGAAAGCGCGCTCGGTGAAGGCCCGATGACGACCGTTTTCCTTCCGATGGCTCCGAACCCCGTCATGGGCGGCTTCGTCGTCAACGTCCCCGAGGACGACCTCGTGGACGTTGACCTCTCGCTGGAAGAGGCGTTCCGCGGCATCGTGACGAGCGGCGTCGGATTAGACGAGATGAACGCCAGTACAAATGGGTTGACCGAAGAAGAACTTCGGCAGTTGACGGGCTACGACGCAGTCAAACGAAAGAGCTGA
- a CDS encoding DUF7537 family lipoprotein: MIEKDKVLSIFLVVSLSLSIFLGINITNKDTSSKEEITATGLSEDEISDANKLIQRHEDIIKSSSFIYNTTTVRNFQNGTLLQQKDESIKMENSSNFLLKASSRGENNKLRYFSSNRVEYYADGEKVIGKLYKNNKTRYHVPTSARGEPIKPRQWLSQDPANSDQLYMILSLAKNETVREISHSGEEKRYKISIIEFVETPNIYNEEHTNINSMKSEIIVDKWGMVQRYSIEFESSLDGKTIYTKVEKEYKNIDKTTVSAPNWFKNKTI, encoded by the coding sequence ATGATTGAGAAAGATAAAGTATTAAGTATCTTTTTAGTAGTATCTCTATCGCTTTCCATATTTTTAGGCATAAATATCACGAATAAAGATACTAGTTCAAAAGAAGAGATTACAGCTACGGGATTATCCGAAGATGAAATATCAGACGCTAATAAACTTATTCAAAGGCACGAAGATATTATAAAATCGAGTTCATTCATATATAATACAACTACGGTTAGGAATTTCCAGAACGGTACACTTCTGCAGCAGAAAGACGAGTCAATTAAAATGGAGAATAGCTCGAATTTTCTTTTAAAGGCAAGTTCAAGGGGAGAAAATAATAAATTACGGTATTTTAGCTCTAATCGGGTTGAATATTACGCCGATGGTGAAAAAGTTATTGGAAAGTTATATAAAAACAATAAGACTAGATATCATGTACCGACTTCTGCAAGAGGTGAGCCCATTAAACCAAGGCAGTGGTTATCTCAAGACCCTGCAAATAGCGACCAATTATATATGATATTATCATTAGCCAAAAATGAGACAGTCAGGGAAATATCACATAGTGGAGAAGAAAAAAGATATAAAATATCAATAATAGAATTCGTAGAAACCCCAAATATATATAACGAGGAGCATACCAACATTAATAGTATGAAATCGGAGATTATAGTTGATAAGTGGGGGATGGTACAGAGATACAGTATTGAATTCGAAAGTTCTCTAGATGGTAAGACAATATATACAAAAGTAGAAAAAGAATACAAAAATATCGATAAGACAACTGTGAGCGCACCAAATTGGTTCAAAAATAAAACAATTTAG
- a CDS encoding S9 family peptidase, with protein MSEPRYSVARYLSIDSTESPTISVDGDLVFCSDTTGTPQVWSLDAPDTYPSRRTAHDERISFVSASPTHPEVIFGMDEGSNEHDQLFRYDLRDGTEIPLTDNPSSIHLWGDWSPDGDEFAFTANRRQPDTFDVYVQGRDDSEATLVHEGEGGFLSIETWGEPGIVLSKAHASFDYDLFLLDPETDDHRRLSDDTETRYGNVRFGPEGELYCVTNYDSDTADIARIDLGDGTHETILAGGDWNVEGFALHGETGNVVWSRNVDGYSEIHTGRLADGEIEALAEPNLPEGVAYDLTFGPDGERCALSLSRSDDPRSVFVFDPETGESERWTNPGTLGIPKESLLEPETIRYETFDGREIPAYWTLPENASPGETPVIVDIHGGPEHQRKPWFYPTKQYFLQQGYAIFEPNVRGSSGYGTEYTHLDDVEKRMDSVGDIESAVEWLHDHEAVDSDRIVAYGRSYGGFMVLAAITEYPDLWAAAVDFVGIADFQTFLENTGEWRRSHRAQEYGSLDDPELLERISPIHKADRISCPLFIQHGANDPRVPVGEAEQIAEKVRERGVPVETCIFEDEGHHTTSRENLIEEFERISDFLDEHV; from the coding sequence ATGTCCGAACCACGGTATTCAGTCGCACGGTATCTAAGCATCGACAGTACGGAATCGCCGACGATTTCGGTCGATGGCGACCTCGTCTTTTGCTCCGACACGACCGGCACGCCGCAAGTTTGGTCGCTCGACGCGCCGGACACCTACCCATCTCGCCGCACCGCACACGACGAACGGATTTCGTTCGTCTCGGCCTCGCCGACCCATCCGGAGGTCATTTTCGGCATGGACGAAGGGAGCAACGAACACGACCAGTTGTTCCGGTACGACCTGCGCGATGGTACCGAAATCCCGCTCACGGACAACCCGAGTTCGATACACCTCTGGGGCGACTGGAGTCCCGATGGCGACGAGTTTGCGTTCACCGCCAACCGCCGCCAACCGGACACCTTCGACGTGTACGTACAGGGCCGAGACGATTCGGAGGCGACGCTCGTCCACGAGGGCGAGGGCGGTTTCCTTTCCATCGAAACGTGGGGAGAACCCGGTATCGTCCTCTCGAAAGCGCACGCCAGTTTCGACTACGACCTGTTCCTGCTCGACCCGGAAACGGACGACCACCGTCGATTGAGCGACGACACCGAAACCCGCTACGGAAACGTCCGGTTCGGCCCCGAAGGCGAACTGTACTGCGTGACCAACTACGATTCGGACACGGCCGACATCGCCCGAATCGACCTCGGCGACGGAACGCACGAAACGATTCTGGCGGGCGGCGACTGGAACGTCGAAGGATTCGCGCTCCACGGCGAAACCGGGAACGTCGTGTGGAGTCGCAACGTCGATGGGTACTCCGAGATTCACACCGGACGCCTCGCGGACGGCGAAATCGAAGCACTTGCAGAGCCGAATCTTCCAGAAGGCGTCGCATACGACCTGACCTTCGGCCCGGATGGCGAACGGTGCGCGCTCTCGCTCAGCCGAAGCGACGACCCGAGAAGCGTCTTCGTGTTCGACCCCGAGACGGGCGAATCGGAGCGATGGACGAACCCCGGAACGCTCGGCATTCCCAAAGAGAGCCTTCTCGAACCGGAGACGATTCGATACGAGACGTTCGACGGGCGGGAGATTCCGGCCTACTGGACGCTTCCTGAAAACGCATCCCCCGGTGAAACGCCTGTAATTGTCGATATTCACGGCGGGCCGGAACACCAGCGAAAACCGTGGTTCTACCCGACGAAGCAGTATTTCCTCCAGCAGGGGTACGCGATTTTCGAACCCAACGTCCGCGGTTCGTCGGGCTACGGCACGGAATACACCCATCTGGACGACGTGGAAAAGCGAATGGATTCCGTCGGCGACATCGAATCCGCGGTCGAATGGCTTCATGACCACGAGGCGGTGGATTCCGACCGAATCGTCGCGTACGGTCGTTCGTATGGTGGGTTCATGGTGCTCGCCGCGATTACGGAGTATCCCGACCTGTGGGCCGCCGCGGTCGATTTCGTCGGTATCGCCGATTTCCAGACGTTCCTCGAAAACACGGGCGAGTGGCGGCGTTCGCATCGCGCACAGGAGTACGGGTCGTTAGACGACCCCGAACTACTCGAACGAATCAGCCCGATTCACAAAGCCGACCGGATTTCCTGCCCGCTGTTCATCCAACACGGTGCGAACGACCCCCGTGTTCCGGTCGGAGAAGCCGAACAGATTGCGGAGAAAGTTCGAGAACGCGGCGTTCCGGTCGAGACGTGTATCTTCGAGGACGAAGGCCACCACACGACTTCGCGGGAGAATCTAATCGAGGAGTTCGAGCGGATTTCGGACTTTTTGGATGAACACGTTTAG